A region of Acidimicrobiales bacterium DNA encodes the following proteins:
- a CDS encoding helix-turn-helix domain-containing protein, whose amino-acid sequence MANARTPRHRWVEEGLVALAAGGPDAVRVEALARALGVTKGGFYWQFDDRSTLLAEMLDTWERVSVDEVIERVEAEGGDARGKLRRLYALATSSDELLRIDLAVRDWARRDPAVAERLRRVDNRRMDYMRSLFGVLCADEDEVEVRCLLAFSLWIGSHFIAADHGGRTRADALALAAQHLLGP is encoded by the coding sequence GTGGCCAACGCCAGGACCCCGCGGCACCGGTGGGTCGAGGAGGGCCTCGTGGCCCTCGCCGCCGGCGGGCCGGACGCCGTGCGGGTCGAGGCGCTGGCCCGCGCGCTCGGGGTGACGAAGGGCGGCTTCTACTGGCAGTTCGATGACCGCTCGACCCTCCTCGCCGAGATGCTCGACACGTGGGAGCGGGTCAGCGTCGACGAGGTCATCGAGCGGGTCGAGGCCGAGGGCGGCGACGCCAGGGGGAAGCTGCGGCGGCTCTACGCGCTCGCCACGTCGAGCGACGAGCTGCTGCGCATCGACCTCGCCGTGCGGGACTGGGCGAGGCGCGACCCGGCCGTGGCCGAGCGCCTCCGCCGGGTCGACAACCGGCGCATGGACTACATGCGGTCGCTGTTCGGGGTGCTCTGCGCCGACGAGGACGAGGTGGAGGTGCGCTGCCTGCTGGCGTTCTCGCTGTGGATCGGCAGCCACTTCATCGCCGCCGACCACGGTGGGCGGACGAGGGCCGACGCCCTGGCCCTCGCCGCGCAGCACCTCCTCGGGCCGTAG